The following nucleotide sequence is from Chelonia mydas isolate rCheMyd1 chromosome 5, rCheMyd1.pri.v2, whole genome shotgun sequence.
tgcctagcacaatgaggtcctggtgcATGACTATGGCTCCTAGTCAtatggtaatgcaaataaataataataacaataagttGCAACAGGGCCAAAACGTATCCCAGGAATCAAGGAGCTGAATCCAGCTGTCTGGTTGCACTCAACTCCCCACAACCTCTCCtgtgctgagaaaaaaaaaatcttactagaCTGTTATTTTCTGAATCAAGATATccttgtattttgtattttaaaacttatttagTGCCATTTAAAATCATTAAAGTTGCCATATTGATATTCCTAAATCGTGACTGGAAAGACAGAAAGAATCCCAGTCAGCTGATAGAATCCTCTCTTTATCTGCACAAGAAGTTGAGAGCAAATGGTGGGCATACTGACCTCCTAGTGTTGCTCATCCCTGAACTGGAGAGGGAAAATGTCTAGGGATAGTATCTTTATAGTTCATCCTCTTGCTTCTTTCAATCCTTGGTGTTCTGGTGACACTGTCAACAAGGAATGCTCGACTCCAGACTTCAGAGCATGAATCTAACGTATAGCACCTGGCCAATTTTGGTCAGAGCATCTGTAATGACATGTATAATATTGACCATTCACTGTTTGTAGAAATGTGGTTCAGTTTAAAGCCTGTTGACAATTCTGCTCTCTACTCTTGCTGCTCCAATGGAGATAGGAATTCTGACAATCAAATCCATCTTTGTTTAGCTTCTTGTTAAAAACTGGATCATTTTATCTCTAAAGAATGTTTAGTAACTCCTTTACAACTGCTGTGAGAAAAATCTAAAAACTAAAAAGGAGTGTTAATATGAGGTCCAGGATTGAAACATAATTTAGTGTCCTAATTAACATTAATTAATGTTACTTTGTATGGCCAGAAAACATGCTGCAGGCCAGATTCTGGCCCATGTTAAGtcccctttatgctgctccagTAGTGTAAAGGCGGGGAGGTGCGGGGCGGGAGGTACTATAAACTGAAAAGTCCCTGCTGTGGGAGAATCCTTAGATTATTTTGAGTCTGTGTAACCAGCTCTTTGTCAGCTCCTTCCAGCTGCCCCTTGTCATAGGATGCCTGACTGCAATCATAGACAGCATAAAATCCTCTAGGAGATTTTTATGAACCCATGTGACTTATGTGgtcttgaggctgctctaagttacactagAGACTGCAgtggcccctggctgccccaaggAGCAAAAAGATGGCAGAAAGCCATGCTCCCCCCGTAGGTGCACGTGTGGCTTTTTCAGCACACCTGCCAACTTGGCCCTCAGAAAGGATAATAGATGTGCAATGTGTTTATTTTGGAAATTCAGACCATTTCATCACCGTCTCTCACAACTTTTTGCCATTGTGCACTACTTGTGATGTAAGTCTATCGGAACCTGATACGGATGCCCAACAATAAGATGCTACCATCAGTTTGTGCAGCAATCCTAGTAACACTCATTGTTCTAACACTCAGTGTTCATTGTGTAGCAATCCTAACACTCATTGAATCTCATTGTTACATACCACAGAAATACATACCACATGTCCAAGCAAGATGGACATGCATCTTTAATgtagaaaaacaatatttttactttataaacagttgacaaaaagtttttttgttttaattttaacttaAGGGAAACACATTTTTGGACATGTTTGAGCAgattaataaattgtatttgtatACATGTAACCAAAACAGCAATTTATCAGGTAGAAGTCAGTTGGGGGTTGGGGAATTGGGAGTGGGGAATAAAATGCCAACCTGTATATACAGTTGTGCTGTACTGATGATGAACTACTGTTTATTCAGGGAGAGCATAGCTTGGCAGCAACAGAAGAACCATCACAGCATATGACATTGTGCTTCGCTAGGAGACAACAATACATTATCTCAAATACAAATAGCACAAGCACAAGGGAAGAATACAAATGTTTTCTCAGACTTTGCTCATTATTTCACTGGGTGGCTGTCAGAACTGAGaactacagaaagacagacagagatCATAGGTACTGCATGTGTTTCTGTTACCAACACTTAAAAGTGATACACCTGGTTTAGGTTGGaaaatctaaggcctggtctacactacagagttaggttggcATAAGGCAACTAAATCAGTGCAAATACCCTGGTTATGACAcgcaccgctgacacaaggagggtagtgtggacatgcaaaagcgatttaattactgcaATGGCTGTACGGTGCCATAAATTAggtcgacataattttgtagtgtacttTTGTATATTTAGACCTACTTTAAAGCCCATTTACAGTGTCAGAGTGGTTTAGAGGGGCCTTAAGTAAATGAGAATCTAGCCCAACAGTATTTGGTGCAATTTTCTTCATAATTATGTGTATTTGTTGTTCAGTGAATTATGATAGCCGCTCTTGTGTACAAATTTTAAAACTACATTGTCTCACATCTTTTTCTTATAGAACCAGCTAACATATCTCTATTGCTGGAGATTACAACCTGTCACTATTTTGGAAAGAATTGCATGACTTCAAAGAGCATTGGATTAggtgctgaatgaggcaggaattCTGTGAATAAAATAGTATGTGATAATATAATTAAAGGCTATATCATAATGCAGATGTACAAGGGacaaaattaaagttgcacaagcAACTTAAATGTGGCTTTTCCTAATTTttcagtgtttgactttgcaaccttaataacattctgttagcatagttattttaaatgtaacattaTGACAAAATCATAAATCctttatatatacatttttctaaaacaaatgttTCTATTCTGGGCATTGCAGCAGCCCATTGCTCataagcaaccctacaataacaaatcaGACTAACAGGTAAGGCAAGAATACTTGCAAGCTTCTAAGAGGGTAGATATACTGCACATGGtgaataaaaattatgaaaagtaACATGTCTTTTAATTGTGCTGTGAGGATGGTTCTTGAAATCACAACTGTTATCTGACTTTATTAAGGCTGGTGATACTTGTTATAACGATTAGGATAtgtttctgctctcagttatacccaTGCTACCAGACTGACTTGTACTTTAACATGGTTGATGGCGTGCCCAAACATTGAGCTCTAAAGAGCAAGGGAAATAAGTACAGTTGCCCGGAGGATGACAGTTCCATTTTATGAAAACTTTTAAGGTTTCAGAATTTCTTTTCATTCCAgtgcagaacaaaaccaaactctCTCAAATATTTACACAAAAAAGGACTTGTGCATGTGTGCACTGATCTGGAATGTGAGAGGTTCAGGGTCAAGTCTCTGTTATGGTTGATTTTGAGTGCTGTAGGATGAAAAATTCAGTTCTAAATCAGAAAGAACAGCGGatgtcccacatcccaggtcagTTCCCTAACCATCTAGGTATAGAGTGTCTGTCTCTCACCCCAGGAGCTTCTTAATAAAAGTTTTGTGGAAACCGATATATCTTTGATGACGAATTCTAGGAATAAGCTATCAAATCCTTTACTATATAATTTTTTGTTATATTTCAGGATTGCATATTTCACAGGAATATCACTGGTGACCTGAAAGCATTTATAGATAAATATGGTTTTGATGTTCTTGTGATTTTGGCCAACTATTTAGCAGAGGATGAGCAGGCTAAGCGGCAGATAGTGGTGTACTCAGAAAACTTAGAGCTATGCAATCAAGTAAGTACTATAAAGAAAGAATGAAACATTGTCCTTCCTGAACTGAGTATGCTTGAAAATAGTTATTGTATAATTAAATGGGTTAAACACTGAATAACCATTTAACATGTGATGGTGTGGGTGCTACAACACTTTATTGTCATGGATGTGGAATGACTGCATTATTTATATTTGCAGTATTGCTGAAGCTATGTTGGGCCCAGAATATGAGAGAGTTAAAGTGGGTGACCACCTTCTGTTTATGGAAGAAGGGAGAAAGATGTTTttaagcttcacagagctcttccccaGATCTGAGCGTGTTCCTTCTTCCAGCaaaagttggtcaaataaaagatattatctcacccactttaTCTCTTGCATTATTTATGTATTGCATAACAAAGCACTACCGTATTTGACAGTGTTCCAGAGCAGTCATGCAGCTAGATCCAGTGGTCAAAAGAAAGAGAAGGGGGATATACAGatgacttttcattaaaaaatgttcaCAACATTTTTGTGTTGATTTGACTTGATTGTGTGTTTCATTGTGGCCTACTCAATGGCGATTGGGTTGTGAACACATATACAATATAAACGAGAGAAAAACCAAAGGGACTGTTTTCATGTTTAGATTTGGATTAGATATAAGGTAAAGTTCAGGATTCTGATTTGAGTTTGGGTTTTAACAGCAACAAAAGTTGCCAGctattttcatgaaattttggACAAAAATGGAGGAAGTGCTTCTGAGCTCCACTCTGAGCATCTTGTAAGATTTTCTTCATCTTAGGTGAAAATCTCAGAAGGTAATTTTGGCCACATCCAAACCAGAAATGGAAGAAACAAGTTTCTAGTTTTGGTTCCAATCTGTAAGCTGGACTACTGGTGTTGGTTGAGATCCAGGAATTTAAAATCAGACTCCTGCTACCTATTCAAAATGTGAAAGAGTTCTGATTCaaggttttgattttatttcatgAATAGTATAAATATTTCACTAGATCTTTGAGCACCATACAGTTGTTActattaaagaaaaattatttttagtaTTCTAGacctgtttttaaattattttaaattcagtGCACACTGAGGTGctaatcctgcaactggatctgcaTGGGCAGGCAGAGCCTTGTAACAGGGTGGAGCCCACTTGACTTTGAGGAGACTTTGTATAGTCCCAAGAGCTCACAGacatggatctgattgcaggacagTGGCTTAAATAAGTACTTCCCCCTTTGGTGTAGAAATGCATTTCTTTAACACTTCCTGgaagcattcagtttctttttCACCTTTTACAGATTTTAGTCAGCTTTCCTAGAATAGCAAACAAAAATCTGAGTTTATTTTAGGAGTGAAGAATTAATTTGAAAAGTCAAATTATAGCATTTCAAGTAAATATttgttaattaaataataaatgttatgCAGTGATCTTCTTGAGTTTAAGAGGATTAATGTGTTCAAAGTTCATTAAAAAGATAGGTAAAGCAAGATAGCTGAGAAATCAACCGACAAGAATATGTCAATaatagacaataatactattaGTATACATTTGTAACTGTCCTTACAATGACTTTTTGAAACCACTGTATTTTCCAACAGATTTGCTGTGAATTAGAAGAATGTCAGAATCCTTGCCTGGAGCTGGATCCTTTAGAATGCGGATGTGACCAATTCCTCGTTTATCACCAAGACAATGCTTTGGTGACTGGTGATCAAATTTTTCTAATAATTAAAGAAGTTATTAACAGAAGACAGCCAGAAATGGTACCAAACAGCAGAACGTCTTCTACTGAAGCTGTTGCTGGGAGTGCTCCACTTTCACAGGGATCTTCTGGTATCATGGAGCTATATGGTTCTGACATAGAACCACAGCCCAGTTCTGTCAACTTTATAGAAAATCCTCAAGATCTCAATGGATCTATCCAAGCCCATGTTGATGTTAATATAGACCTTGTGAGTCCAGACAGTGGATTGGCTACCATTAGAAGCAGCCGGTCTTCCAAGGAGAGCTCAGTTTTTCTCAGTGACGATAGTCCAGTTGCAGAAGGTGCTCATCACAGTCTCCTTCCAGGTTTTGATTCCTATAGCCCCATTCCTGAAGGAGCAATACCAGAAGAACAACAGCCTCAGTCTAGAAACAACAGTGATAACTTTGATCTTTTCAGTTTTGATCTAGCACCTATGGTTACAATTCGATCTGAATCTTCTTCTCGTTCTGTTGATTATTCCCCAGCAGATGACTTCTTCCTGAATAGTGATTCATCAGAAGGACAACCACCTATTGTGCAGAAAGAACTTGATGAGACAAATCTATCAGAAAATGACATGGCTAATTATTCATCCAATTTACTAATGACAACAAATGAAGAAGACAGTTTAGTAGAATTTGATGATGAATTTAGGCAAGAAAATCCTGGAGATTTGTCTGAAAAAACTTCAAGTTTGACAGATTTAGTGGAAGATGATTCTTCTTCGCCTGAGGTgttgaaaaatgttgaaacaagaaTTCCCCCAACTCCTATGAACAGTCTTGTAGAAAGCTCACCATTAGATAATGGACCACCTTTGTTTTTTCCACaagatgtaattaaaaaaattaatgaaatagaTAGTGCAAGCTATTCTCAGTCACGTGCTAGGTATGGAAGCTGGTGGGATGGTTTTGAATTAGATTCTAAAAATGCTGATGCTTGGAGTTCAAGTGAACAGGAATCTGTATTTCAAAGCCCTGATTCATGGAAAGATCGTAAAGCAAGCCCATTACTTCGGGAGCACTTTGATAGAAGAGCCTCAGATTCTGTATTCCTGCAAAAACAGCCAAGGCAGATGGAATACTCAAGAACAGGTCTGTGGGAGAATCAGTTTAACCCTGTCCGAGATAAACATAGCTTAGAGCTGCAGAAGAAAACCACTGAACACTCACACGGGCAAAGTACATCTTTAGAGGAGACAAAACAACACATGGAAGCATTTACTGATTTGTGGAAGTCCAGTCAGCTGACCCCAGTGATATCAGCTCCATGGTGTAACACTGTAGGTGAAAGTGGACAACTCGATGCAGAATCTTACGATGTTTGGACAGAGTTTGATCAAGAAGACGGCGCTAAGCCATCAGAAAATGTATGGAGTATGCTGAAACTGGACACTGATCAAACTTCTGTGAGGAGTCTTGAAGCCTGGGCCATGTCCAAAACTAATCTATCATATTCTTCAGAAAACACTGCAGAAAATGAGTCTGAAAACCTGAACAATGAAGTATCTTCAGAAGCCTGGAACAAAGGGAGGGCTTATCCAGTGGAAGAatacagcacttttgaaaatacaaagTCCAGTATTGATAATGTGCAGAACAATTCTAATCTAGCCAtagaaaatcaaaatgtattaGGTGACACTAAATGTAGACCAAAACAATTTGAAAATATGGATGTCTGGGATCTGTATGAAAAAGACATAGAGAAAGAAGTACTAGAAACTCTGGTTCCATGGGAAGATTCTGTCTTGTCATATAGATGCTCAGACTTTAGCTCATCAAATGCCGGTGAAGATTTAGTTGTTTCTCCACCAGATACCAATTATTCAACATCTGATTCATACATATCACCTACATTTATAGGGGACGAAAGGGAAAATGAGGACAAGCATTTTGACAGAGAAACAATTTTCGATGAAGTGATTAACTCAAATTCAGATGAACCTAAAATATTGGAGGAAACAGATAAGGAATCATTACCACAACCATCCATTAGAAGCATGCCTTTTCTAAGCTCAGGAAACACAGAAATGTGGAATGTGTCTCTTAATAATGTCAGTCAGTTAAAAGCAGAAAATTCTGAAATTACTGCTCTTCCAAACACTTGTACAGTTTCACGGAATTCAGAACAAATAGCTGCTAAGTATTTTTCAGGTGATGAGAATATCAGTGAAAGTAATTCTAGTTCTGAGGACACTGGAGTCATGCAGGTGTATAATCAAACAGTCAACCACTTATCTCAGCCACATGGTGGACTGAATACCAGACCAACTGCAGctgaaaaaaatgtagaaatatgGAACAGGGTCATCCTTGAGGATACACAGTCATCTACAAGCACTTCAGAGATGGGTAATGGTTTCGACTTGAAAGGAAGTGACTTAGAAAATGAGGTTTCAGTTAATGGGCAAGTACAAGGAAGCATTAATGAAGATTCAGAATTGAGAACTCAGCTTTCAGAGCAACAGTTGAATCTCTGGAGTGTATACCTTCAGCAGAATCATCAGGCAGGATGGGAGAATAATGGTATCTCTGGTACTTCTCAACAAGGAATAGATGAATATAAAAGAATAGATGAGATGAGTGGACAGCTAACCATTAGCAATGTTTGGAACACAACCATGCAAGATAACACAGTGTCACCATCAGTGTTATCCAAACTATCATGTATAACAAATTCAGAAGAAAGTACACCACCATCCGAAATTCCTAACTCACCAGAAAAAATAAGGAacagtgacattttcaaagctttaGAAACAGagaaatcagaaataaatatgCCCTTTTCTTGTCCGTCTAACCCTGCCAATCAGGAACAGAGGAAACGAACTTTGCAGAACAATGCAGAATCTTCTGCAACAAGTCACGAGGAAGAAAGACATTCTGGGCATTTAGATTTCTATAATCTCCAAAATTACAGCCATAGTAATATATCACAGACACTTCCTAGAAATACTAATAAGGAAAGTACCGCTACAGAGGGTGCAACAAGTCCCGAGATGAAAAGTGCCTCTGAAAGTTATAACAAAGGCGAGGATGGCCAAGAAAATCATTCTCCTACAGTGCCTGAAAATCTAGATAGCTGGAATGACTCTGCGAAGAGTAGCTCTCAATCAGTTGTATCAAGTCCTTTGATAAATGAAGCACCAGAGGTGTTCAGAGGGGCTCAAGAGAGTTTATCTGAGGAAGTTCCTAGCAATTTAGAGATCTGCAGTTTTGAATTAGGTTTTTCTGAACTCAGTCCAGAGATAAGTGATGCTCATGAAACACCTTTCATGAGTGAGATTCTGCAGACTAAAATTCAAGTGAATCCCTCTTCTGAATCTGCTGAAGTGCCTGGCATTACAAATATATCTGTGATGGATAATTCATTATCACATGAAATGGATTCTGGGGGAAATGATGCTTCTGAAGGTTTAGAATCTGGGAATAAAATTCCAGATGAGGAACATGTTGACACCACATCTCATCATGATTTTCCCCAAATTCTAGGTGTTTGGAATTCACGCATGTGTGAAGATACACAGTCTCCTGGAACAAGTCCTGAGACAAGTGAGGTTCCTGAAATGACAAACACCATGAATAGCCTTCTAGGAGATACACAAATCAAAAGTGATTGTGAAGAGGATAATGTATGGAGTGGTTCAACAAATGATTATACACAGTCCAGTGCCACAAGTCCTGATATAAGTGATGCCTCTGAAAATGTGCATGTTTGGGGGAGCATGCCAGCTACCTGTCATAGAGAAAGTGAAGACATTTGGAATATCACCAATGATGGATTAGAAAAAGCTCCTGAAAAGGGGGGCTTTGAGAATAAAAGTCAGGGAGAATCTGAAGAGAGCATTGATCACAAAGTTCCTAAAAATTTAGATCTTTGGAATGCACATGTAGATGATGATACAGTATCTTCTTTATCAAGTCCTGAAGCAAATGAGGATTCCAAAAATTCAGAGGCACCTCAGGCAGTGATAGAGATAGATTCCAACTATCAAGCAAATGAGAATAAAGTTTCTGAAACTAAAGAACACGATTATGCACAATCCAGTGCAGTGAGTTCTGAAGACAGTTTAGATGCTGAaatggaactggagaaagaggtTCAGATGGCCATCTTAAATAAaaactctgaaaatgtaaaacCTTGGAATATATCAAAGGAAGATGATATTATGCACTTAAACACAACTAACAATGATACCTGTGAAGCTTTTGAATATTTAGATGGCTGGGAAACAAGTCAGGGAGAATTTCAAGTGAATACTTTCCAAGAAAATCCAGACCATCCACATGTTTGGAATTCATGTACAATGGATTACTATATTGCCCCATCTTCTGCAGCAGGACATAAAGAATATTCTTCAAAGAATTCAGAATCATGGAATATATCATTGCAAGCTGATTCTGAAATAAATCAAAGGTCCACTGTGGAAACAAATGACCATTCAGAATGGTGGAATTCAGAAACGCATAAACACAAGCCAGTAGAATGGCAATATTCTAATTCAGATGGTGGTTTAGAAATTAATCAATTGGCAAACATTAAGCTTGATGCCTGGGGAGCACCAGTACAAAGTGAAGAACTAAAAGTTGCATATCCTGCTTATCTAGGTATCCACGCAAATCAGTCTCCCCCTCTGTACTTTAAGGAAGAGAAATATGAAAGTATAGTGCATTCCAGGAATATTCACAAGAGTCAAATTGATCCAGATATTGTACAGCATAAACTGTCTGATCCACTGGCACTGGCTAAGAAAGAAAGGGATTTAAAAGAGCAGCCTTTTGTCACAGTTGATGGAGATCAAGATACTTCTAAAAATGCTTTTCCAGAAAAGTGGCAACCAGATATGCCAAACACATTTGCTCAGGCAAACCTAATACTTGATCTTTCAAGAGATAATGTGGACGTTCAAATAAAAACTTCAAATAAAGATCTATTTGTTCAAGAACAATGGAATACCGGTGGAACTTTAGAATTCTGCAGCTCCCCCAAAAATGCTTTCATTGCAAATGACTCATCCCAAAAACTGATAGAAAAGTCAAGCCTGAGATGGAATGAGTTAGCTGAAGTTCGCCAAATTACATGTTCCCCATATACTTTACAGGACGAGACTCCAGAAAGTAATCAGCTATTCCCAGTAGATCCTGATTTGTGGACTGATACTGAacagcttttcattttgaaagctgATGGTGAAAATCCTGATATATTAAGTCACTGTGACCAAGACAGTAGTTCACTGGCCTCAAACAGGCCTGATGTTTGCCATGAATATGAAGCTAAGCATGCATCTTCACAATCTACTGATGCTTTGGCTGAGGCTGGAGAAGTTACTCAGCTGGTTCTCACGGTGTCCAATATAAGCAAAGAAGCAGACTTTGATTTTAAACAGCAATTAGTAACTCACAAAGTAGAGACATATCCTGATCGAAATAGTCCAGAAAATAATGATGGAACACAGGTTGATCAGCTAATATCTCCTAAAGCTCATGAAGCTTCTGAATTCAGAAAGGAAAATATCTTAAAAAAATCTGACTTAGAAAAGAAACCAGTTGTTGAATTAATGGATTCAGCAGGCTCCTCTGCTGAAGATTTGGGAATGGTTTCCTTGCATCTTAAAGATGCTTGCTATGAAAATAATATTCTTGCAGCTTCAGTGAAGGTAGTTCACTCCCAGAGACATTTAGTTGCCACTGATTTCTTTCCCCTTGATAATTCGGAAGAAAGCATAAAAGATATGAGTGTCTCAGCTGaaactggccaaattccagccaTTGATCATACAGCAGTGACTTCCGATAAAGTAGAAATATCAGACATGTGTGTTGATGGGAATGAGACTGGTATAGAAAATAGCTCCAACACATCAATCACTAACAGCCAGTCATTAGGTGAAGTGAGCAAACTGACAATATTAAACAGTAAAGACAATGTAGCAGTAGAAAGAGATGCAACTGACGAACAAAcactcttcttaaaaacctcattGGATGATAATGATAGAGATGCTGCAGTTTGTCAGCATGCTGACAATGTCGTAAAAGAACCTGAACATTTGCCTGATAGCCATAATCCTTGGTTTAAAGAATCACCTAATGAACAGTCACCAGTGGTGTACTCTTCTCCATCTGATGTATCGTTTAATACAGAAGCCACTGGCAgcaaagagagaggaaaggagattTCATTAAAGCAGCAGTTTTCTGGCAGTGTTTCGGTGGAAATGCCATTATCTCCACTTCCTCCTCAAAAAGATAAAATGAACTTTTTAGAGACCAAAGACAGCATTGCCAAAGATCAGTCATTTGACTCATTTGCAGAGTGCCCCCAGGGAGACCAGGCATTGGGGTCTTTACCATTAGAGTCTGAAGTGATGCCTGAATCCTCTGATATCTTGAAAGGATTAGAACATGAAGCACAAAGAAGTAATACTGATTCACCAGCAGGTGGAGTCACAGGATCACCCAATGGTAAGAAATTATGCACTgtctaataaaataaattaatgggaCAAAGTAGTAAATGTCTGAGAAGGAGTATTGCTACTGAACAGTAAGATACAGTATAGCTACTGCATGGTGAGACTTTAATGGAGTGGCATTTGGAATACATGAGTCTTCCTGAAACTCTGGGCCTTGGAAAGACCTGTATTCTCTTCATTGTAGCTAGATCAAAAACCGAAACTTTGAAGGAGGGAGAGTCATTTACCACATATTTGTATAATGCCTAGCATAAAGGACCCCAGCCTCACTGGCCTCTTGGCACTACcacaatattaaataaaataaaataataataataatataaaatgcaaGAATAAATTAACACAGGACATAGGCTatcaaaggcaaataaaaatgggtttattttacAGGACTCATTTGAAAAACAATAATTGCTAACTgctaaaactgaaattttgttcGTTTTGCATTTTAGAAGCTGCCAGTGACCCCCTCTATACTGAGGGGAATGGAAGAAATTCCACTGAGAGCCCTGAACTGATAAGTACAGAGAGTAAGGAAGATATGAGGACACAGGTGAACAAAGATCAGACTGCACTAGAGATGGATTACATCCTTGTTACTGCTGAAGAAAATGGATCTGTGAAGAAGGATATCCTTGAAACAAAGGAAAGTGATTTTGCATTTCAAGAAGCTAATGTGGCTGAACAAACAGAGTCTCATGAAGCCTTTTCAGCAGGCTTCTCAGATACATTTCAGTCAATCTCCATAATAAATGAAAGTAAAGACCAATCTTTTTTGA
It contains:
- the PRUNE2 gene encoding protein prune homolog 2 isoform X7 → MEEFLQRTKSKLNRSKRLGKVHVVLGNKPCDLDSLISALTYAYFLDKVSPPDVLCLPVLNIPRREFSYYPETRFILEELNIPESFHIFQDEINLHQLNDEGKLSLTLVNSNMLASDDRSLESAVVKVINPDERCDANLGLQASSSSLVVKEILQEAPELITQQLAHLLRGSILFKCMSMEPERITEQQEEILSILEEKFPELPPREDIISVFQETPFKAQGLNIEEAMLKDLKELSDGEIKVAVSTVYMTLEDCIFHRNITGDLKAFIDKYGFDVLVILANYLAEDEQAKRQIVVYSENLELCNQICCELEECQNPCLELDPLECGCDQFLVYHQDNALVTGDQIFLIIKEVINRRQPEMVPNSRTSSTEAVAGSAPLSQGSSGIMELYGSDIEPQPSSVNFIENPQDLNGSIQAHVDVNIDLVSPDSGLATIRSSRSSKESSVFLSDDSPVAEGAHHSLLPGFDSYSPIPEGAIPEEQQPQSRNNSDNFDLFSFDLAPMVTIRSESSSRSVDYSPADDFFLNSDSSEGQPPIVQKELDETNLSENDMANYSSNLLMTTNEEDSLVEFDDEFRQENPGDLSEKTSSLTDLVEDDSSSPEVLKNVETRIPPTPMNSLVESSPLDNGPPLFFPQDVIKKINEIDSASYSQSRARYGSWWDGFELDSKNADAWSSSEQESVFQSPDSWKDRKASPLLREHFDRRASDSVFLQKQPRQMEYSRTGLWENQFNPVRDKHSLELQKKTTEHSHGQSTSLEETKQHMEAFTDLWKSSQLTPVISAPWCNTVGESGQLDAESYDVWTEFDQEDGAKPSENVWSMLKLDTDQTSVRSLEAWAMSKTNLSYSSENTAENESENLNNEVSSEAWNKGRAYPVEEYSTFENTKSSIDNVQNNSNLAIENQNVLGDTKCRPKQFENMDVWDLYEKDIEKEVLETLVPWEDSVLSYRCSDFSSSNAGEDLVVSPPDTNYSTSDSYISPTFIGDERENEDKHFDRETIFDEVINSNSDEPKILEETDKESLPQPSIRSMPFLSSGNTEMWNVSLNNVSQLKAENSEITALPNTCTVSRNSEQIAAKYFSGDENISESNSSSEDTGVMQVYNQTVNHLSQPHGGLNTRPTAAEKNVEIWNRVILEDTQSSTSTSEMGNGFDLKGSDLENEVSVNGQVQGSINEDSELRTQLSEQQLNLWSVYLQQNHQAGWENNGISGTSQQGIDEYKRIDEMSGQLTISNVWNTTMQDNTVSPSVLSKLSCITNSEESTPPSEIPNSPEKIRNSDIFKALETEKSEINMPFSCPSNPANQEQRKRTLQNNAESSATSHEEERHSGHLDFYNLQNYSHSNISQTLPRNTNKESTATEGATSPEMKSASESYNKGEDGQENHSPTVPENLDSWNDSAKSSSQSVVSSPLINEAPEVFRGAQESLSEEVPSNLEICSFELGFSELSPEISDAHETPFMSEILQTKIQVNPSSESAEVPGITNISVMDNSLSHEMDSGGNDASEGLESGNKIPDEEHVDTTSHHDFPQILGVWNSRMCEDTQSPGTSPETSEVPEMTNTMNSLLGDTQIKSDCEEDNVWSGSTNDYTQSSATSPDISDASENVHVWGSMPATCHRESEDIWNITNDGLEKAPEKGGFENKSQGESEESIDHKVPKNLDLWNAHVDDDTVSSLSSPEANEDSKNSEAPQAVIEIDSNYQANENKVSETKEHDYAQSSAVSSEDSLDAEMELEKEVQMAILNKNSENVKPWNISKEDDIMHLNTTNNDTCEAFEYLDGWETSQGEFQVNTFQENPDHPHVWNSCTMDYYIAPSSAAGHKEYSSKNSESWNISLQADSEINQRSTVETNDHSEWWNSETHKHKPVEWQYSNSDGGLEINQLANIKLDAWGAPVQSEELKVAYPAYLGIHANQSPPLYFKEEKYESIVHSRNIHKSQIDPDIVQHKLSDPLALAKKERDLKEQPFVTVDGDQDTSKNAFPEKWQPDMPNTFAQANLILDLSRDNVDVQIKTSNKDLFVQEQWNTGGTLEFCSSPKNAFIANDSSQKLIEKSSLRWNELAEVRQITCSPYTLQDETPESNQLFPVDPDLWTDTEQLFILKADGENPDILSHCDQDSSSLASNRPDVCHEYEAKHASSQSTDALAEAGEVTQLVLTVSNISKEADFDFKQQLVTHKVETYPDRNSPENNDGTQVDQLISPKAHEASEFRKENILKKSDLEKKPVVELMDSAGSSAEDLGMVSLHLKDACYENNILAASVKVVHSQRHLVATDFFPLDNSEESIKDMSVSAETGQIPAIDHTAVTSDKVEISDMCVDGNETGIENSSNTSITNSQSLGEVSKLTILNSKDNVAVERDATDEQTLFLKTSLDDNDRDAAVCQHADNVVKEPEHLPDSHNPWFKESPNEQSPVVYSSPSDVSFNTEATGSKERGKEISLKQQFSGSVSVEMPLSPLPPQKDKMNFLETKDSIAKDQSFDSFAECPQGDQALGSLPLESEVMPESSDILKGLEHEAQRSNTDSPAGGVTGSPNEAASDPLYTEGNGRNSTESPELISTESKEDMRTQVNKDQTALEMDYILVTAEENGSVKKDILETKESDFAFQEANVAEQTESHEAFSAGFSDTFQSISIINESKDQSFLTTEWGSFHLAEKSPSVLPQRLGDEKRSPESPAQDHSWTVLGKNEASDISPEEISSRTETMDSGSGHSVKELEAVLDQELIHDKQSGVQLKKPPHKSFEQEKYSPLDSLTREDKNSSIVRTDALLLQVVGGHGIWEVHSQQHPGDGMATEQEMEEETEFLNSERELNRVSGLVPEDVGMEIPFEEGVLSPDTTEIRPEPPNSLDLNGSHPRRIKLTAPNINLSLDRSEGSVLSDDNLDTPDEIDINVDDLDTPDEADSFEYTGNEDQAAVRDVFQEESESIPEYTAEEERQDNRLWRTVVIGEQEQRIDMKVIEPYKKVISHGGYYGDGLNAIIVFAACFLPDSSRADYNYVMENLFLYVISTLELMVAEDYMIVYLNGATPRRKMPGFGWMKKCYQMIDRRLRKNLKSFIIVHPSWFIRTILAVTRPFISSKFSSKIQYVGTLAELSELIPMEYVHIPESIVKYDEEKCFKRRMRLDVTLRKEKP